The DNA window CGGAGATGGCGCCCGCGCCGCTGTGTACGATATCGATCTTGACCGCCTCGGTGGACAGCTTGCGCAGGGACTCGGAGATGGCCTCCAGGGAGCCCTGCACGTCGGCCTTGAGCACGATGTTGAGCGTCTGGAGCTCGGCATTGGGCTTGGACAGGAGGAAGGACTCCAGGGTGACCTTGGTCTCCTTGGCCAGGGTGCGCTCGCGCTGCTTGATCTGGCGAGCCTCGGCGATGCGCCGGGCCACCTTTTCGTCGGCAACGGCCACGAACTCGTCACCCGCATCAGGCACGCCGTCGAAGCCTTGGACTTCCACCGGAATGGCCGGACCGGCATCGTTTATCTTGCGGCCGGCGTCGTCGAACATGGCGCGAACCTTGCCGAAGCGCAGACCGCATACGAACGAATCGCCCTGGCGCAGGGTGCCTTCCTGGATGAGCACGGTACCCACGGGACCGCGACCCTTGTCCAGCTTGGCTTCGACGATGTGGCCGCGAGCCGGCTTATTCGGGTTGGCCTTGAGATCGAGAACCTCGGCCTGCAGCAGGATCATCTCCAACAGTTCGTCAATGCCTTCCTTCTGCTTGGCAGATACGTAGGCATAAATGGTATCACCACCCCAATCCTCGGGCGAGAGACCGAGATCGGCCAGCTCGCGCTTGACGCGGTCGGGGTTGGCTCCTTCCTTGTCCATCTTGTTCACGGCTACCACCAGAGGCACGCCTGCGGCCTTGGAGTGGCTCACCGCTTCGCGGGTCTGCTCCATGACGCCGTCATCGGCTGCCACCACGAGCACCACAAGGTCGGTGACCTGGGCTCCGCGAGCGCGCATGGCCGTGAAGGCCTCGTGGCCCGGCGTATCCAGGAAGACAATCTCGCCGCGCGCGGTGGTCACATGGTAGGCGCCGATGTGCTGGGTAATGCCGCCAGCTTCGCCATCCGCGACCTTGGACACGCGAATGGCGTCCAAGAGCGAGGTTTTGCCGTGGTCGACGTGGCCCATGATGGTTACTACCGGGGGCCTGGACAGGAGCGTCTCGGCTGCGTCCGGCTCGGTCGGCAGGAGATAGGTGTCTTCCGAGAAGCCGACCTTCTCCACTTCGTAACCGAACTCCTGGGCCACAACCGTGGCCGTATCGATATCCAGGGCCTGATTGATGGTGGCCAGCACGCCGAGACCCATGAGCACACGGATGATCTCGGGCGCTTTAATGCCCATCTGATGGGCCATGTCGGAGACGCGGATGGCCTCGTCGATTCTGAGCTTGCGCTTGGCTGCCTTCATGGGCGCCGTACCGGTCAGCTCAGGCTGCATGAGGCCGCGGGACTTCTTGCCCTTGCGGACCTTGCCGCGTGTGGGACGGTCGCCGAGATCGGCCACGGCGGCCTTCTTCTGCTTCACGTCGGCACCGCGCGCGCCGTCAACGACCTCGCCGCCAAAGTTGACGACTCGCTTATCCTTTTTGCGCCGCCTGCGCGCCTCCTCGGAGGTGGGGACCGTTTCGGTCGGAGCTCCACCAGGCCTTGCGGGCCGGAATGGAGGACGCGGGCCGCCGGGACCGCCGGGACCGCTGGGACGTCCGGGGCCACCAGGACCACCGGGGCCACCAGGCCGGCCTGGACCACCGGGTCCGCCGAATCCACCGGGCCGTCCAGGTCCACCGGGACCACCGGGCCGGCCAGCTCCTGGGCGCAGGTCAGGTCGAAGGTCAGGCCGCAAATCAGGGCGCAGATCAGGCCTCAAGTCGGGGCGCAGATCGGGCCGCTCGGGGCGTTGCCCCGGCTGAAAACGCTGCCCAGCCTGAGGACGCTGATCGAGCTGCGGTCGCGGCTGCGCCGGCTGCACGGGCTTCGCCGGGGCCGGCTCCGGCCTGGCGATAATCCGCACCTGAGGACCGCTGAACTTTTCTTTCTCCGTGGGGCGCTTGGGCTTGCGCTTGCGACGGCCGTGCTCGTCGAGCTGGCCTTCCTCCGTTTCCACCTGTGTGCCGGAGATATGGGCCTGCACAGGTGCTTCTTCAGGACCGGCGACTTCGGGAGCGCGTTTGTCGCTGGCCATGCCGGCAGGAGCTTCACCACCGGACAGATCTTGATCCTCTTGCCCCAGCGGAGCGCCTGTGAGGATTTCCGAAGGTGCTTCCTTGGGAGTGAACGACGATGTATCCGCGCCAAGGTCAGGATAAATATCATCCTTGGGCCGGGGCTTGACGTCGGGAGCGGGCTCGGGGGCGACTTCGGGTTCGGCTACGCTGAACGCCTGGTTCTGCTCGGGGGTTAGAATAATCTTGGCATCCGCGAAAGTCGTCTCCAATGGGGGCTCCTGGGCCGGCTCCTCGGGGGCGGGAGGAGTCTGCGCGATTTTTGGCTCGGCTTTGTGCTCGACCGCCTCGGGGGCTTCGGCAGCGAGCTCTTCGTCCGCCTCGATCAAGCCTTCCTCGCCTTCGGCCTCCTCGGGAGCGCCGGGACGAGCCCGCTTGCGGCGGCGAACAACGACTCCAGGCTGGATCTCCTTGCGGATGACTTCCGTGGACGGACGGCCACCAGAAAGCTGTGAACGGATCTCCACGACCTGCTCGTCGCTCAGGCTGCTCATGAGGCTCTTGACTGGAATGTCCAGCTCCCTCAGCTTGTTGAGCAACTCTTTGTTGCCGATGCCCAGCTCGGCCGCCAGGTCTTTTACTTTCATCTTATCTGCCATGCGCAACCCCCTTGCATTTCTTCTGCCTGGCCCTGTAGCCAGCTAGCCGTCTTTCGCATGCCTCGTCCGAGCAGACATAATAACCGCGCCCCTGCATGGTCTGCTTCGGATCGTGGACGAGCCCTGGCTGCTCCTGGGCGCCGGCCCCGCATGCCACATGACGCTTAAGTTCCCGCTTTGGGAAGCGTCTGCGGCATATCACGCACATGCGTACGGGTGTGCTCATCTCTGCGTGCATTATAAAACACTAATCAGGGCGGTCCATCATGCAACCGCCCCGACGGTTATTCCTCTTCTATTCTCTTGCCGGACTCACTTGCGGCCGGACTTTCCTCATCTTCGTGCTCCGCGCCCGAGGCCAACAACTCGGCCTCGGCCTGGGCTTCCGTCTCGGTCAGGTCTTCGACCTTGTCCAGGGTGACATCCCCGGCCTCCTCGGAGAGGATTGAGTAGTCGCCCGGCGTGGGTTCCTCGGCGGCATCGGCCTGCACATCTTCCCCTATCTCACCTTCGGTCATGTCCGCAGGGGTGGCGTAAGCGGAAGGAGCCAGCAGCTTGATGGCCGCATGCAGGTCGTTGATCTTGGATTCGCTCATGCCGCGGATCTTGAGCAGATCCTCATCCTCGGCGCGGGCGACTTCTTCCAGAGAGTCGAAACCGGCTTCCAGGAAACGCTCAATGTTGATTTCGACAACATTGGCGACCTGCTCAAGCGTTTGACGTGCGGCGTGAAGCTCGCCGTATCTGCTTTCGGTAAAGATGTCGATCTTCCAACCCAGGAGCTTGGACGCGAGCTTGACGTTCTGGCCCTTGCGGCCGATGGCCAGGGTCAACTGGTCATCCGGCACCACCACTTCGAGCAGGTTCTCCTCCTCGTCCACGGTGATGCGCGTTATCAGCGCCGGAGACAGAGCATTGCGCGCGTAGTCGGCAATGTCCGGCTTCCAGACAACGATGTCGATGCGCTCGCCGCGAAATTCCTGAACGATATTCTGGATGCGCGAACCGCGGATGCCCACGCAAGCGCCGACCGGATCCACGTCGCGATCACGGGACATGACGGCCACCTTGGCCCGACTGCCCGGATCGCGGGCCACGCCCATGATCTTGACCACGGAATCGGCCACTTCGGGCACTTCGCGGCGGAACAGGGCGGACATGTATTCGGGATGCGAGCGCGAGAGGATGACCTGCGGTCCGCGGCCTTCCTTGAGCACGTTGATTATGTAGCCCTGTACGCGGTCGCCGCGCTTGTAGCGCTCCTTGGGAATCTGCTCCTCGCGGGGCAGGAGCGCCTCGGTGCGGCCCAGGTTGATGATCCAGCCCGAGCGGTCGCGGCGCTGAATGATGCCGCTGACGATCTCGCCCATGCGGTCTTTATACTCTTCGAAAATGATTTCCTGCTCGGCGTCGCGCATGCGCTGGATGATGACCTGCTTGGCCGACTGGGCGGCGATGCGGCCAAGATCCTCGATATTGAGCTTGAAGCCGATATCATCGTCCATCTGCACGCCGGGGTCGTGCTGGCGGGCGTCTTCCATGGAGATCTCGGTGTTGGGGTCCTCGACCTCATCCACCACGACCTTGTAATGGAAGACCTCGATCTCGCCGGTGTCCTCGCTGAAGTTGACCTCTATGTCGAGTTCATCACCATACTTGCGTACGACCGAGGATCGGACGGCCTCTTCAAGGGTATCCACGAGCAGGTCGCGATCGATACCCCTGTCCTTGCTGATCTGGTCGATGGCCTTCCTCAGTTCACTGCCCATGGCGTACCTCCGATGTGCATGCGGCGGAAGATCGTCATGCCTTGGATTTGCCTTGCGTTTTTTTCTTGTCAGCATGCTTCCAGGGATCTTCGACGATCAGCCTGGCCTTCTTCACATCTTCCCACCGAAGATTGAAGAGCTGACCCTCCGCCTCTACGGCGATGGAGTCCTCGCGGACTTCCTTGAGGATACCACGAAATTTTCTACGGTCACCCAGCGGAACGCTGGTCCGTATCTCGACTTTTTCTCCCATGTAATCCCGCATCTGCTCCGTGGAAAAAAAGGATCGCTCGAAGCCGGGAGATGAGAGTTCCAGTCGATATGTGCCGGGGATGAAATCCTCGACGTCCAGAACGAGCCCGATGTTGCGGCTGGCCTCCGCGAGCTGCTCCACGCTGACGCCCGTGGGCGACTCCACGTAGACGAGCACGGTTTGGCCACGGCCATCCAGGACTATTTCGACGCCCCAGAGACTGAGCCCCATAGGCTCTATAACAGTCCTGGCTGCCTGGGCTATGCGGTTAGTGATTTCGGTTGTGACTGCCATGTCCGCTCCGCTGTGAAAATAAAAAAGTGGACCATGCGGCCCACCTCGAAACGAACGCCCCATGGGGCAAATTGTTCTGAGGCTTTGGCTGGAGCGGGCGACGGGGGTCGAACCCGCGACATCAAGCTTGGGAAGCTTGCACTCTGCCAGCTGAGTTACACCCGCTCAAAGCACAGGACAGCCTAGGGACCTTTTCGCCGAATGTCAACTCAACGAAAGGCTCCCCACGCCCGAGTCCCTAGTACAAAGCCTTTGGGTTCAGGGCACCGTCATGGCTGTTGCCATCTAACAACAGTATCCTCCAAATGCAAGGGGGAACAGAAAAAATTCTTTTAGCGCATGCTCCTTGCATAATAGCGAAACTCTCTGACGCAATCTACTTCGAGACAATCCGGCCAAGCTCATTTCTGAAGGATATTCGGTTAACCCCTGCCAGGGGCACGCTTGGCGCGAAGCCTGCGTTCAGTTGGATCCATTTTGAATACCTTGTCATAAGTTAGTGATTGTACTGGTGCTTTCAACGTTGGCGTATGACTTGCTAACGTCTGTCCAAGGGAGGTGTCCGACATGCAGGAAGCCATATACAGCGCCGTGTTCGGGGCTCTGTCCAGCGAACATCGCATGAATATCATCAGTAACAACCTGGCTAACGTGAGCACCACGGGCTACAAAACCGACAGTGTAACCTTCAAGGACGTGTTCGTCCCGTTCGCCCACGACTACATCCTCGACTCAAAGGAGCACTTGCGCGCAAAGCCCCTGTGGCCGGATGCCGATGTCATCGCCAAGCCGCGCCTGGCCGAGCACAAGACCGACTTCGCGCAGGGGTCTCTACGCAAAACAGGCGATCCCCTGGATTTAGCCATCCAGGGTGACGGGTTCTTCAAAATCCTGACGCCGGATGGCGTGCGCTACACCCGCAATGGTCATTTCAATGCCATGCCGAATGGTCAAATCGTCGACAGCAACGGCAATCCGCTGCTGGGCACCGACGGCCCCATCTTTCTGTCCGGAAGCGGCGTGGTGGAGATCGATCCCGCCGGCAACGTCAGCGAGGGCGGAGCGCAGGTGGGCACCATAGCTCTGGTGCGTTTTGACAACCCGCGGGGCGTCATCAAGGACGGCCAGAATCTCTACAAGCTCTCCGAGGACTTTGAGGCCAATGAAATGGCTGTGTCGCCCGGCATGCCAGAAATAACGACAGGCAGTGACGGCACGCCTCAGACCAGGATTTCGCCGGTCATCCAGCAGGGCTTCCTGGAGTCCTCCAACGTGGAGATCGTCACGGAGATGGTGCGCATGATCGAGGTCAACCGAGTGTTCGAGGCCTATCAGAAGATCATGCGCGGCTCCCAGGATATGGATAGTTCGCTTATCAAAAGCATGGGCAAATCTGTTTAACAGCGGAGGATATATCTCATGATGCGTTCGCTTTGGACGGCCGCCACGGGCATGGTCGCCCAGCAGATGAACATTGACACCATCTCGAACAACCTGGCCAACGTGAACACCATAGGCTTCAAGAAGAGC is part of the Desulfocurvibacter africanus subsp. africanus DSM 2603 genome and encodes:
- the infB gene encoding translation initiation factor IF-2 yields the protein MADKMKVKDLAAELGIGNKELLNKLRELDIPVKSLMSSLSDEQVVEIRSQLSGGRPSTEVIRKEIQPGVVVRRRKRARPGAPEEAEGEEGLIEADEELAAEAPEAVEHKAEPKIAQTPPAPEEPAQEPPLETTFADAKIILTPEQNQAFSVAEPEVAPEPAPDVKPRPKDDIYPDLGADTSSFTPKEAPSEILTGAPLGQEDQDLSGGEAPAGMASDKRAPEVAGPEEAPVQAHISGTQVETEEGQLDEHGRRKRKPKRPTEKEKFSGPQVRIIARPEPAPAKPVQPAQPRPQLDQRPQAGQRFQPGQRPERPDLRPDLRPDLRPDLRPDLRPDLRPGAGRPGGPGGPGRPGGFGGPGGPGRPGGPGGPGGPGRPSGPGGPGGPRPPFRPARPGGAPTETVPTSEEARRRRKKDKRVVNFGGEVVDGARGADVKQKKAAVADLGDRPTRGKVRKGKKSRGLMQPELTGTAPMKAAKRKLRIDEAIRVSDMAHQMGIKAPEIIRVLMGLGVLATINQALDIDTATVVAQEFGYEVEKVGFSEDTYLLPTEPDAAETLLSRPPVVTIMGHVDHGKTSLLDAIRVSKVADGEAGGITQHIGAYHVTTARGEIVFLDTPGHEAFTAMRARGAQVTDLVVLVVAADDGVMEQTREAVSHSKAAGVPLVVAVNKMDKEGANPDRVKRELADLGLSPEDWGGDTIYAYVSAKQKEGIDELLEMILLQAEVLDLKANPNKPARGHIVEAKLDKGRGPVGTVLIQEGTLRQGDSFVCGLRFGKVRAMFDDAGRKINDAGPAIPVEVQGFDGVPDAGDEFVAVADEKVARRIAEARQIKQRERTLAKETKVTLESFLLSKPNAELQTLNIVLKADVQGSLEAISESLRKLSTEAVKIDIVHSGAGAISESDILLASASDAIIIGFNIRATAKIREIADREKVEMRYYDVIYKLVDEIRDAMTGMLAPVISEQYLGQAEVRDTFSVPKVGTVAGCGVTDGKLLRNASVRLLRNGVVIYTGKLSSLRRFKDDVKEVAKGYECGVGLENFNDIKIGDVIEAFEHVETKATL
- a CDS encoding YlxR family protein, producing the protein MHAEMSTPVRMCVICRRRFPKRELKRHVACGAGAQEQPGLVHDPKQTMQGRGYYVCSDEACERRLAGYRARQKKCKGVAHGR
- the nusA gene encoding transcription termination factor NusA, translating into MGSELRKAIDQISKDRGIDRDLLVDTLEEAVRSSVVRKYGDELDIEVNFSEDTGEIEVFHYKVVVDEVEDPNTEISMEDARQHDPGVQMDDDIGFKLNIEDLGRIAAQSAKQVIIQRMRDAEQEIIFEEYKDRMGEIVSGIIQRRDRSGWIINLGRTEALLPREEQIPKERYKRGDRVQGYIINVLKEGRGPQVILSRSHPEYMSALFRREVPEVADSVVKIMGVARDPGSRAKVAVMSRDRDVDPVGACVGIRGSRIQNIVQEFRGERIDIVVWKPDIADYARNALSPALITRITVDEEENLLEVVVPDDQLTLAIGRKGQNVKLASKLLGWKIDIFTESRYGELHAARQTLEQVANVVEINIERFLEAGFDSLEEVARAEDEDLLKIRGMSESKINDLHAAIKLLAPSAYATPADMTEGEIGEDVQADAAEEPTPGDYSILSEEAGDVTLDKVEDLTETEAQAEAELLASGAEHEDEESPAASESGKRIEEE
- the rimP gene encoding ribosome maturation factor RimP, which codes for MAVTTEITNRIAQAARTVIEPMGLSLWGVEIVLDGRGQTVLVYVESPTGVSVEQLAEASRNIGLVLDVEDFIPGTYRLELSSPGFERSFFSTEQMRDYMGEKVEIRTSVPLGDRRKFRGILKEVREDSIAVEAEGQLFNLRWEDVKKARLIVEDPWKHADKKKTQGKSKA
- the flgF gene encoding flagellar basal-body rod protein FlgF, with product MQEAIYSAVFGALSSEHRMNIISNNLANVSTTGYKTDSVTFKDVFVPFAHDYILDSKEHLRAKPLWPDADVIAKPRLAEHKTDFAQGSLRKTGDPLDLAIQGDGFFKILTPDGVRYTRNGHFNAMPNGQIVDSNGNPLLGTDGPIFLSGSGVVEIDPAGNVSEGGAQVGTIALVRFDNPRGVIKDGQNLYKLSEDFEANEMAVSPGMPEITTGSDGTPQTRISPVIQQGFLESSNVEIVTEMVRMIEVNRVFEAYQKIMRGSQDMDSSLIKSMGKSV